One region of Baekduia soli genomic DNA includes:
- a CDS encoding Nramp family divalent metal transporter, which translates to MTTPPNTGEATLAAPPGLLARAGRSGSLRARLTLLGPAFVACIAYVDPGNFATNIAGGSKYGYMLLWVLLAANLMAMLIQNLSAKVGIATGRNLPELCREHFPRPVTWGLWVQAELIAMATDLAEFVGAAIALNLLFGIPLLPAGLLTAVVAFAVLGLQNRGYRRFELAILGFLAVILLGFLYDTLRIGFDVGDAAKGFVPHFDGGDSLLLATGILGATVMPHVIYLHSALTQNRVTVNDDAERRLLLRFNRIDVTIAMTLAGIINMSMLVIAASLFFGGGLTGVDTIEAAHKGFRELVGPEAAVAFALALLASGFASSSVGTYAGQVVMQGFIARTVPLAARRAVTMTPALIVLALGLDPTRSLVISQVVLSFGIPFALVPLVLLTRRRDVMGALVNRRLTTLSASAVAVVIIALNLFLLADTAGIA; encoded by the coding sequence ATGACGACGCCGCCCAACACCGGCGAGGCCACGTTGGCAGCGCCGCCGGGGCTCCTGGCCCGGGCCGGCCGGTCGGGCTCGCTGCGCGCCCGCCTGACGCTGCTGGGTCCCGCGTTCGTCGCGTGCATCGCCTACGTCGACCCGGGCAACTTCGCGACGAACATCGCCGGCGGCTCCAAGTACGGGTACATGCTGCTGTGGGTCCTGCTCGCGGCCAACCTCATGGCGATGCTGATCCAGAACCTCTCGGCCAAGGTCGGCATCGCGACCGGCCGCAACCTGCCCGAGCTGTGCCGCGAGCACTTCCCGCGGCCGGTGACCTGGGGACTGTGGGTGCAGGCCGAGCTCATCGCGATGGCCACCGACCTGGCGGAGTTCGTCGGCGCGGCCATCGCGCTCAACCTGCTCTTCGGGATCCCGCTGCTGCCCGCGGGGCTGCTCACCGCCGTCGTCGCGTTCGCCGTGCTGGGCCTGCAGAACCGCGGCTACCGCCGGTTCGAGCTGGCGATCCTGGGGTTCCTGGCGGTCATCCTGCTCGGCTTCCTGTACGACACGCTGCGCATCGGCTTCGACGTCGGCGACGCGGCCAAGGGGTTCGTCCCGCACTTCGACGGCGGCGACTCGCTGCTGCTGGCCACCGGCATCCTGGGGGCGACGGTGATGCCCCACGTCATCTACCTGCACTCGGCGCTGACCCAGAACCGCGTGACGGTCAACGACGACGCCGAGCGCCGCCTGCTGCTGCGGTTCAACCGCATCGACGTGACGATCGCGATGACGCTGGCCGGCATCATCAACATGTCCATGCTGGTCATCGCCGCGTCGCTGTTCTTCGGCGGCGGTCTGACGGGCGTCGACACGATCGAGGCGGCCCACAAGGGCTTCCGCGAGCTCGTCGGGCCCGAGGCGGCGGTCGCGTTCGCCCTGGCGCTGCTGGCGTCGGGCTTCGCGTCCTCCAGCGTCGGGACCTACGCGGGCCAGGTCGTGATGCAGGGCTTCATCGCGCGGACCGTGCCGCTGGCGGCGCGGCGAGCGGTGACGATGACGCCCGCGCTCATCGTCCTGGCGCTGGGCCTGGACCCGACGCGCTCGCTGGTCATCAGCCAGGTCGTGCTGTCGTTCGGCATCCCGTTCGCCCTCGTGCCGCTCGTCCTGCTGACGCGGCGGCGCGACGTCATGGGTGCGCTGGTCAACCGCCGGCTGACGACGTTGTCGGCCTCGGCGGTGGCCGTCGTGATCATCGCGCTCAACCTGTTCCTCCTGGCCGACACGGCCGGGATCGCCTAG
- a CDS encoding ABC transporter substrate-binding protein has translation MVRRLLSAALTAALLLAMAGCGATSHSDSRPDQDARLLLDFAPNAVHAGIYLALQRGYDEAEGVHLRVQTPAASTDGIKALLGGQADVAIVDIHDLAIARARGRDVVGVMAIVQTPLAAVLAQPGVRRPRDLEGRRVGVTGLPSDDAVLRSIVAGDGGDPARVRTVTIGFDAVRALLTGRVAGATAFWNAEGVALTARRPGIREFRVDDYGAPSYPELVLATSRETLDTDGPVVRATIRALRRGYEAAIDDPESAVTALTDAEPSLRRDLTARELDAVSPAFTAGARRFGELDPTRLAAWARWERRVGIVRRLPDVAAAFDPATSRTGEDTDPNS, from the coding sequence ATGGTCCGCCGCCTGCTCAGCGCCGCCCTGACCGCCGCGCTCCTGCTCGCCATGGCTGGATGCGGGGCGACGAGCCACAGCGACAGCCGCCCCGACCAGGACGCGCGGCTGCTGCTGGACTTCGCGCCCAACGCCGTGCACGCCGGGATCTACCTCGCGCTGCAGCGCGGCTACGACGAGGCCGAGGGCGTCCACCTGCGCGTCCAGACCCCCGCGGCCTCGACGGACGGCATCAAGGCGCTGCTGGGCGGCCAGGCCGACGTGGCGATCGTCGACATCCACGACCTGGCGATCGCCCGGGCCCGCGGCCGTGACGTCGTCGGGGTGATGGCAATCGTCCAGACGCCGCTGGCCGCCGTCCTGGCCCAGCCCGGCGTGCGGCGCCCGCGCGACCTCGAGGGCCGGCGGGTCGGCGTGACGGGCCTGCCCAGCGACGACGCGGTCCTGCGCTCGATCGTCGCCGGCGACGGCGGGGACCCCGCCCGGGTGCGCACGGTGACGATCGGCTTCGACGCCGTCCGGGCGCTGCTCACCGGTCGGGTGGCCGGCGCCACGGCGTTCTGGAACGCCGAGGGCGTGGCCCTGACGGCGCGGCGGCCGGGGATCCGGGAGTTCCGCGTCGACGACTACGGCGCGCCGTCCTACCCCGAGCTCGTGCTGGCGACCTCGCGCGAGACGCTGGACACCGACGGGCCGGTCGTCCGCGCCACGATCCGGGCGCTGCGCCGCGGCTACGAGGCGGCGATCGACGACCCCGAATCGGCGGTGACCGCGCTCACCGACGCCGAGCCGTCGCTGCGCCGCGACCTCACCGCCCGCGAGCTCGACGCGGTCAGCCCGGCCTTCACGGCCGGCGCGCGCCGCTTCGGCGAGCTGGACCCGACGCGGCTGGCGGCGTGGGCGAGGTGGGAGCGCCGCGTGGGGATCGTCCGTCGCCTCCCCGACGTGGCCGCGGCGTTCGACCCGGCGACCTCGCGCACCGGCGAGGACACCGACCCGAACAGCTGA
- the cofH gene encoding 5-amino-6-(D-ribitylamino)uracil--L-tyrosine 4-hydroxyphenyl transferase CofH — MRRRVTFSRNVTLSLSRTCVSHCKYCAFQTHQPHLHTPDEVAALLDGAARRSVKELLVLTGDEPGHHPGVRARLAELGFEDFVAYVAWCCEQALERGLLPHTNLGALSRADLARLREVTASQGLMLESTRDDLVAHQGSPTKDPALRLQTIRDAGELKIPFTSGILVGIGETRQDRVDALAALAEVHAEHGHLQEVILQNFVPHRRYYGEEPADIATEAAERFWRTGLREAAVAGVPDWASPVSLEDLVELIATARELLPGVGIQVPPNLSEHWPELVAAGATDLGGLSSNGDHISPEHPFPSPHQVRKRLAADGVALTERLCVYGKYLDAEWVEQHVLDVVRTKYWSFIPRKGSGRQDAPFAINADLVGPATERARAGEALGVEELTAMFACTDPAAIEGMRQAADELRAELAGDTVTFVVNRNINVSNVCVVGCAFCGFGQGKRSPDAYEHGEEEFRDRVRQAIDYGASELCMQSGIHPDWDLDEYLKWLRVAKDEAARNGVQLHLHAYSPMEIAHMCDISGLPPAEVFAQLRDAGLGSTPGTAAEVLHDGVRERISPNKLPVARWVEIIEASHRAGLRSTSTVMFGHIEEPWELAEHMRVIRELQERTGGITEFVPLSFIPFMTLLGRTHGVEEISREENLKHTAVFRLALGRTIPNVQASWVKMGLDVATEALRWGVNDLGGTLMEENISRLAGSYHGVKLDPPQLIAAAHAAGRPAAERDTLYGIRERHPLPATSEAAA; from the coding sequence GTGCGCCGCCGTGTGACCTTCTCCCGCAACGTGACGCTGTCGCTGTCCCGGACCTGCGTCTCGCACTGCAAGTACTGCGCCTTCCAGACCCACCAGCCGCATCTGCACACCCCCGACGAGGTGGCGGCCCTGCTCGACGGCGCCGCGCGGCGGTCGGTCAAGGAGCTGCTGGTCCTGACGGGCGATGAGCCGGGGCACCACCCCGGCGTGCGCGCCCGGCTGGCCGAGCTGGGCTTCGAGGACTTCGTCGCCTACGTGGCGTGGTGCTGCGAGCAGGCCCTGGAGCGCGGGCTGCTGCCCCACACGAACCTCGGGGCGCTCTCGCGCGCCGACCTGGCCCGCCTGCGCGAGGTCACCGCCTCGCAGGGGCTCATGCTCGAGTCGACGCGCGACGACCTCGTCGCCCACCAGGGCTCGCCGACCAAGGACCCGGCGCTGCGCCTGCAGACCATCCGCGACGCCGGCGAGCTGAAGATCCCGTTCACCTCCGGCATCCTGGTCGGCATCGGCGAGACCCGGCAGGACCGCGTCGACGCCCTGGCCGCCCTGGCCGAGGTTCACGCCGAGCACGGCCACCTGCAGGAGGTCATCCTCCAGAACTTCGTCCCGCACCGGAGGTACTACGGCGAGGAGCCGGCCGACATCGCCACGGAGGCCGCCGAGCGCTTCTGGCGCACCGGGCTGCGGGAGGCGGCGGTCGCCGGCGTCCCCGACTGGGCCTCGCCGGTGTCCCTCGAGGACCTCGTCGAGCTCATCGCCACCGCGCGCGAGCTGCTGCCCGGCGTCGGCATCCAGGTGCCGCCCAACCTGTCCGAGCACTGGCCCGAGCTCGTGGCCGCGGGCGCGACCGACCTGGGCGGGCTGAGCTCCAACGGCGACCACATCTCCCCCGAGCACCCGTTCCCCTCGCCCCACCAGGTGCGCAAGCGCCTGGCAGCCGACGGGGTGGCGCTCACCGAGCGCCTCTGCGTCTACGGCAAGTACCTCGACGCGGAGTGGGTCGAGCAGCACGTCCTCGACGTCGTGCGGACCAAGTACTGGTCCTTCATCCCCCGCAAGGGGTCGGGCCGCCAGGATGCGCCGTTCGCCATCAACGCCGACCTCGTGGGCCCGGCGACCGAGCGGGCGCGTGCGGGCGAGGCGCTGGGCGTCGAGGAGCTCACGGCGATGTTCGCCTGCACCGACCCGGCCGCGATCGAGGGCATGCGCCAGGCCGCCGACGAGCTGCGCGCCGAGCTGGCCGGCGACACCGTGACGTTCGTGGTCAATCGCAACATCAACGTCTCCAACGTCTGCGTCGTGGGCTGCGCGTTCTGCGGCTTCGGGCAGGGCAAGCGCTCGCCCGACGCCTACGAGCACGGCGAGGAGGAGTTCCGCGACCGCGTGCGCCAGGCCATCGACTACGGCGCCAGCGAGCTGTGCATGCAGTCGGGCATCCACCCCGACTGGGACCTCGACGAGTACCTGAAGTGGTTGCGGGTGGCCAAGGACGAGGCGGCGCGCAACGGTGTGCAGCTGCACCTGCACGCCTACTCGCCGATGGAGATCGCGCACATGTGCGACATCTCGGGGCTGCCGCCCGCCGAGGTCTTCGCGCAGCTGCGCGACGCCGGGCTGGGCTCGACGCCCGGCACCGCCGCCGAGGTGCTGCACGACGGGGTGCGCGAGCGCATCAGCCCCAACAAGCTGCCGGTCGCGCGCTGGGTGGAGATCATCGAGGCCAGCCACCGCGCCGGCCTGCGCAGCACGAGCACCGTGATGTTCGGCCACATCGAGGAGCCCTGGGAGCTGGCCGAGCACATGCGGGTCATCCGCGAGCTGCAGGAGCGCACCGGCGGCATCACCGAGTTCGTCCCGCTGAGCTTCATCCCGTTCATGACGCTGCTGGGGCGCACGCACGGCGTGGAGGAGATCTCCCGCGAGGAGAACCTCAAGCACACCGCGGTGTTCCGCCTCGCGCTGGGCCGCACGATCCCCAACGTCCAGGCCTCCTGGGTCAAGATGGGCCTCGACGTCGCCACGGAGGCGCTGCGCTGGGGCGTCAACGACCTCGGCGGCACGTTGATGGAGGAGAACATCAGCCGGCTGGCGGGCAGCTACCACGGGGTCAAGCTCGACCCGCCGCAGCTCATCGCCGCCGCCCACGCGGCCGGCCGCCCGGCGGCCGAGCGCGACACGCTGTACGGCATCCGCGAGCGCCACCCGCTGCCGGCGACCTCGGAGGCCGCGGCCTGA
- the greA gene encoding transcription elongation factor GreA — translation MAEAITREGLAHLKSELEELEGEGRRAIAQRILVARELGDLSENAEYHAAKEDQAHHETKIARLTERLRNAKVVEAEADATVVTFGATVKVTDVTSGRTTTYTIVGATEADLKTGKLSAESPVAKALIGAAPGETVTVSTPSGKRDLRVEALGS, via the coding sequence ATGGCCGAAGCGATCACGCGCGAGGGACTCGCCCATCTCAAGAGCGAGCTCGAGGAGCTCGAGGGGGAGGGCCGGCGTGCGATCGCCCAGCGGATCCTGGTCGCCCGTGAGCTGGGGGATCTCTCCGAGAACGCCGAGTACCACGCGGCCAAGGAGGACCAGGCCCACCACGAGACGAAGATCGCGCGCCTGACCGAGCGGCTGCGCAACGCCAAGGTCGTCGAGGCCGAGGCCGACGCGACGGTCGTCACGTTCGGCGCCACGGTCAAGGTCACCGACGTCACGTCAGGGCGCACGACGACCTACACGATCGTCGGCGCCACCGAGGCCGACCTCAAGACGGGCAAGCTGTCGGCCGAGTCGCCGGTCGCCAAGGCGCTCATCGGCGCCGCCCCGGGGGAGACGGTCACGGTCTCGACGCCCAGCGGCAAGCGCGACCTGCGCGTCGAAGCGCTGGGCAGCTAG
- the cofE gene encoding coenzyme F420-0:L-glutamate ligase, which translates to MITARALPGLPEVRPSDDLAALLAQARGGRFAPGEVLVIAHKVVSKAEGRVVDLAGVQPSPRALELAAVLGKEDPRHVEVVLRETAEVVRAERGVLISRTRHGFVCANAGVDASNAAGAGELIMLPVDPDGSARALRAALAGHPAVVIADSFGRAWRHGQCDVAVGIAGLAPLEDWRGRADAHGRELHATWIAIADQAAAAADLARGGKDAGEPAVVLTGLERHVTEADGPGAAELVRGRDEDLFG; encoded by the coding sequence GTGATCACCGCGCGCGCGCTGCCGGGGCTCCCGGAGGTCCGGCCCAGCGACGACCTCGCGGCGTTGCTGGCGCAGGCGCGCGGCGGGCGGTTCGCGCCCGGCGAGGTCCTCGTGATCGCCCACAAGGTCGTCTCCAAGGCCGAGGGCCGCGTCGTGGACCTGGCCGGGGTGCAGCCCTCGCCGCGGGCGCTGGAGCTCGCGGCCGTCCTGGGCAAGGAGGATCCCCGCCACGTCGAGGTCGTCCTCCGCGAGACGGCCGAGGTCGTCCGCGCCGAGCGCGGCGTGCTCATCAGCCGCACGCGCCACGGCTTCGTCTGCGCCAACGCCGGGGTCGACGCCTCCAACGCGGCGGGCGCCGGCGAGCTCATCATGCTGCCCGTCGATCCCGACGGCTCGGCCCGCGCGCTGCGCGCCGCGCTGGCGGGCCATCCCGCCGTGGTCATCGCCGACTCCTTCGGCCGCGCGTGGCGCCACGGGCAGTGCGACGTGGCGGTCGGCATCGCCGGCCTGGCGCCGCTGGAGGACTGGCGCGGGCGCGCCGACGCCCACGGCCGCGAGCTGCACGCGACGTGGATCGCGATCGCCGACCAGGCCGCGGCGGCGGCCGACCTGGCGCGCGGCGGCAAGGACGCCGGGGAGCCCGCCGTCGTGCTGACGGGCCTGGAGCGCCACGTGACCGAGGCCGACGGGCCCGGAGCCGCGGAGCTGGTCCGCGGCCGCGACGAGGACCTCTTCGGCTAG